In Calditrichota bacterium, the sequence CTTCCACATATCCGATATCCCCATCGGAGAGTATAAAGTGATTGCCGCGAAAACCGGCTATTCTTCGGATACGTTGAGTGTACACATTTCCAATGAAAACGTGAACACCATCGATTTTCATTTGGATGCATTGCCCCAATTTTCGGAAATTGAGGTGTATTCCAACCATATCAGTCAGTGGTGGCCTACAAATGATATCTATTATCTTCAGGTCAGGGTCACCGTTTCTGATAAAGACGGCCTAAACGATATTTCGGCTGTGACCATTCACATACCCAAATTTAATTTTGTAGATACACTGCAAAGCAGCTCCACGCCCGGAATCTTCCAAGATGTTTATCGGGAAGATGATCTTCCAATTGCCCATATTCAGGGATTGGTAGGTTATCCGATCTATTTCAAAGCCTTTGATCGAAGCCGGCATTACGGAGTGTCGGAATCCTCTTACATAACCCGGGTCATTGAAGCAACCCCTGTTGCTTCTTCTCCCCAGGGTCTGGAATTTGCATCGCCGACACCTACGTTGAAATGGCAGGTTTCCTCCCTGCCCTACCCGCACAGCTTTACGGTTACGGTTTTTCGTGACGATGCCGGCGTAATTAGTACGGTCTGGGAAAAATCCGGCCTTAACTCAGAACGTCGTGAAATTTCGATTCAGGATTCCCTCCTCGTGGGAAATTACTTCTGGACAGTGAGTATTCTGGACAACTTTGGCAACAGGAGCCGCTCAAAAGAAGCGGCCTTTCGTGTAAAATAAAAAAGGAACTCTGCAGTTGCATACGGACAATTTTCAGGCACTCTACAGAATCAGTCAGGAAATCAATTCCATTCAGGATATTCACACCCTTTTCGAAAAGGTCATGGATATTGCGATGGAGGTTATTTCTGCTGAACGCGGATTCATTCTTCTGCTGACCAATGCAAAAAAATGGGAGTATCAGATTGCCGTTGCGCGCAACATCTCGAGACAAAATATTGATTCCATTGCCCAGATTTCGACGAGTGTGGTTCAACATGTTCTTAAACAAGAAAAACCCATTCTAACCTACGATGCCACCGAAGATGAGCGCTTTCAGAATTCTCAAAGTATCGTCTTCCACCACATCCGCTCGATTGCCTGCGTTCCGTTGAAATTAAAGAATAAATTGATCGGAACCATTTATGTGGACAGCCTGCAAACCAAAGGGAAATTCAATCAAGAAACTTTGGAGTTTCTAACCGCTTTTGCAAATCAGGCCGCCATTGCCATTGACAACACCCAGTTTCTGTATTCCCTGCAGGAAGAAAACTATCGGCTTCGAAACGAAATCGCCAATAAATACCAGTTTGATGAAATTGTTGGAAACAGTACCCAGATGCGGCAGCTATTTGATGTCATGAAAAGCGTCCTCAATGTGGACGCATCCGTATTAATAGAGGGGGAAAGCGGAACCGGCAAGGAATTGGTTGCTCGGGCCATTCATTACAACGGACACCGAAAGAATGGGCCGTTTGTTCCCGTTTTTTGCGGAGCCTTGTCGGAATCGCTTCTGGAAAGCGAATTATTCGGACACAAGAAGGGATCGTTTACGGGTGCCCGGGAAGATAAAAAGGGGCTCTTCGAAATAGC encodes:
- a CDS encoding carboxypeptidase regulatory-like domain-containing protein; its protein translation is MIKKYSFAFLFIILFMFGCSENPERDNPLDPHSNLYRGTAALSGTVYTAYPPFQPIPNVHILTIPGYHAAFSEETGNFHISDIPIGEYKVIAAKTGYSSDTLSVHISNENVNTIDFHLDALPQFSEIEVYSNHISQWWPTNDIYYLQVRVTVSDKDGLNDISAVTIHIPKFNFVDTLQSSSTPGIFQDVYREDDLPIAHIQGLVGYPIYFKAFDRSRHYGVSESSYITRVIEATPVASSPQGLEFASPTPTLKWQVSSLPYPHSFTVTVFRDDAGVISTVWEKSGLNSERREISIQDSLLVGNYFWTVSILDNFGNRSRSKEAAFRVK
- a CDS encoding sigma-54-dependent Fis family transcriptional regulator; this translates as MDIAMEVISAERGFILLLTNAKKWEYQIAVARNISRQNIDSIAQISTSVVQHVLKQEKPILTYDATEDERFQNSQSIVFHHIRSIACVPLKLKNKLIGTIYVDSLQTKGKFNQETLEFLTAFANQAAIAIDNTQFLYSLQEENYRLRNEIANKYQFDEIVGNSTQMRQLFDVMKSVLNVDASVLIEGESGTGKELVARAIHYNGHRKNGPFVPVFCGALSESLLESELFGHKKGSFTGAREDKKGLFEIANGGTLFLDEITEVSLDIQTKLLRVLQEREIKRVGENSTRAIDVRIIAATNKNIATEVKEGRFRQDLYYRLNVILIKIPPLRQRQSDILLLANHFVKKYSRAMGIRPKHFSKEAVQVLKNYSWPGNVRELENTIERALILGKDPVITVQDIQLPQQEEDIFTPNLSLKEFENRLILKTLDETGGNITKAAESLDVSRRWLHYRLKEIKKDV